Below is a window of Thermodesulfomicrobium sp. WS DNA.
GGGAGGATGGATCATGGCTCATAAGAAGATTGAACGCCGCAAGGAACTGGACCGTCGCCGCAAGCGCCGCGAGGAGCGGCTCAAAGCCCGTATCAAGGAAGCCAAAGCGGCTGCGGCCAAGGCCAAAAAATAACTCTATCTGTAGAGGCGGAGGAACCGACTATGCCCATCTACGAATACCGCTGCGAGGAGTGCCATCAAGTCTTCGAGGAGTGGCAGAAAGACTTCGTGGAGCGCACCATGCGCTGCCCCATCTGCGGAAGCGAATCCCATCGCGTGATCTCCAACACGTCGTTCATCTTGAAGGGCGGAGGATGGTACGCTTCCGGCTACTGCAAAGAGGGGGGCAACGGGCAGAAAAAGGCCGAGTCCGGGGCGTCGTGTTCGTGCACGTCGAGCTCGTGTTCTTCCTCGACATCATCGGACGCCTAACCCCCCGCACCACGCAGGCAGCTTCGGCTGCCTGTTTCATTTGCTAAGGACCTGCTATGATTGAGCGCTACACCCGCCCGGAAATGGGCGCTTTGTGGAGTTTGGAGCGAAAATTCCAGGCCTGGCTGGACGTGGAACTCGCCGTATGCGAGGCATGGTGCGAGCTGGGCGTCATCCCGGAGGCGGCCATGGCCGAGATCCGCGCCAAGGCCGGTTTCGATACGGCCCGCATCCTGGAGCTGGAAGAGACCACGCGGCACGATGTCATCGCCTTTCTCACGGCGGTGGAGGAGCGCGTGGGCGAGGCGGCGCGCTACATCCATTTGGGGTGCACTTCTTCGGACATCGTGGATACCGCTGGCGCCCTGCTCCTGGTGGAAGCCGGGCAGAAGATCCGCCAAGGGCTGGTGGCGCTGCTGGAGACCCTCAAGCGTCTGGCCCTGGAACACAAGGGACGGCTGTGCATGGGCCGCACCCACGGCATCCACGCCGAGCCCACCAGCTTTGGGCTCAAGATGCTCGGGTTCTACGCGGAATTTTCCCGGCATCTGACACGCCTCGACGCTGCGGTGGAAAACATGCGCGTGGGCAAGATCTCCGGCGCGGTGGGTACGTACGCCATGCTCTCCCCCGAGGTGGAGCGCCGGGCGCTGCATCGCCTCGGCCTGGCCGTGGACCCGGTGTCCACCCAGATCCTCCAGCGCGATCGTCACGCCCAGTTGCTCACGGCCCTCGCCCTGCTTGCCGGCGGCGTGGAGCGTTTGTGTGTCGAGCTCAGGCATCTGCAGCGCACCGAGGTCCTGGAGGTGGAAGAAGGCTTTGCCCCGGGCCAGAAAGGCTCTTCGGCCATGCCGCACAAAAAGAATCCCATCTCCGCCGAGAACCTGGCGGGCCTGGCGCGGCTGGTACGCACCAACAGCCTGGCGGCCATGGAGAACATGGCCCTGTGGCACGAGCGCGACATCAGCCACTCCTCTGTGGAGCGGGTGATCTTCCCCGACTCCACCATCCTTGTGGACTACATGCTCCACCGCCTGCGCCGGGTGCTCGAGGGCTTGCGCGTCATCCCCGAGAACATGGAGCGGAACCTCATGGGCTCCTACGGGCTCTTCTTTTCCCAGCGGGTGCTCCTGGCCCTGGTGGAGGCCGGCTGGCCGCGGCAAAAGGCTTACGAGGCGGTGCAGAAGGTGGCCATGGCCTGCTGGAACGAACGCCGCTCCTTTCCCGAGGCCGTGCGCGCCGACGCCACCTTGAGCGCGGCGCTTTCTGCCGAAGCCTTGGATGCCCTTTTCGATGCCCGGTTCTATCTGCGCCACGAAGACGCCATCTTTACGCGCGTGTTGGGAGGGGCATGATGCGCCGGCGCCTTGCCCAGCTCTTGCTGGAAAAGTCGTACCTGGAAGGGGAATTCACCCTCACCTCGGGCAAAAAGAGCGACTACTATTTCGACTGCAAGCCGACGGCCCTGCATCCCGAAGGGGCCTATCTCATCGGCCGGCTGCTGGTGGAGGAACTCAAAAAACTCGGCGGTGTGGACGGGGTGGCCGGCATGACCTTGGGTGCGGATCCGCTGGTTTCGGCCGTGACCGTGGTGTCGTATCTGGAAGGCATGCCGCTTGCGGGCATTATCGTGCGCAAGAACCCCAAGGGCCACGGCACCAACCGCTATCTGGAGGGCCTGACCAACTTCGCCCCCGGCGCGCGGGTGGCCTTGCTGGAAGACGTGGTCACCACCGGCGGCACCTTGCTGACCACCATCGAGCGGGTGCAGGCCGAAGGGCTCACCGTGGCGGCGGTGCTCTGCGTGCTGGACCGCGAGGAAGGCGGCCGCGCCCGGCTTGCCGAGGCCGGCTTCGAGCTCCATGCCTTGTTCACCCGGGCCGAGCTCTTGGCGGCTGGCACAGGGGGCGGTCCCGAGGGGCAGCGCCTTGCGGAGGGGCGATGATGGTCGGCGGCGTGGATTGGGCGCTCCTTGGCCGGGCAGTGGCGGTGTGGGCGGTGCTCCTCGTGGTGGCGGTGGCAAGCGGCGGGGTGCGAGAACTTGTCCTTGCCCCGCGCCTGGGCGCTGCGCTGGCGCTCACGGTCGGGGGACTGTGGCTGTGTTTTGCCGTGGTTGCCGTGGCCTATGGAGCCGCGCCGTGGTTGGGGGTTCGTGAGGGACGTGGGCTGCTCCTCTTGGGCTTGGGCTGGCTGGGACTCACCCTGGCCTTCGAGACCATCTTTGGCCTGGTGCGCGGCCAGACTCTGGCCGAGCTCGGTGCGGCATATTCTTTTCGGGGGGGCAATCTCTGGCCCGTGGTGCTCGTGGTGATCGTGTTTGCCCCGTGCTTGGCGGCCTGGATGCGGGGATGGCGGTAGGCCCCCTCAGGAAAGGCGCGTCCTGCTTGGGGCCCGAGAGGGCGCTTGGCCGCCGAGGGCATCGTGGCTCGCTGCGATGGACGTCCGTTTCCTGCATTTGACAGTGCGCTTTTCCTCTCCCTAAACACGGGGCAGTCTGTGCAGGGAGGGCGTATGCGTATTGAGACTTTGGCCCTTGGGCCGCTGGAAACCAATTGTTACGTGGTCGGGGACGACACCCGGGCAGTGGTCATCGACCCCGGCGGCGAGCCTGAAGTGGTACTGGCAGCGCTTGAGGGCCGGACCCTGGAGGCCATCCTCGCCACCCATTTCCACTTCGATCACATTCAAGGCATCGCTGGCGTGGCCGAGGCCACGGGCGCCCCGGTCTGGGCCGATCCCCGTGAGGCCTCGCTTTTGGACACCGAACTCGGCGCCGGCGGCATGTGGGGCTTTCCCCGCACCCCCGCCTTTTCCTGGACGCCGGTGGAACCCGGCGAACACCAGCTTCTCGGCATCCCGTGCCAGATCCTGAGCACCCCCGGCCATAGCCCGGGCGGGCTCTCCTTCTATTTCCCCTCCTTGGGGGCAGTGTTCGTGGGCGACCTCCTCTTTTATCGCTCCGTGGGGCGCACGGATTTTCCGGGCAGCTCGGCTGCGGTGCTGGAACGCTCGGTGCGCGAGCGGATCTTCACCCTGCCGGAGGCGACCCGCGTCTATCCCGGCCACGGACCAGCCACCACCGTGGGCGACGAAATGCGCCACAATCCATTTTTTTCGCCTTTTCAGGCATGATGCGTGGGGGCTTATGGCGGAAATCGACCTGCGCCGCGTATGCTGAGGCTTGATGCGGGATGCCAGTTGGCATCTGCGTTTTGCCACGGCGCCGGAAGTGGTGATGCTGGTGCGGCCCGAAGGCCTGGATGCGGTGCTGGAGGCGCGCTGGCTGGAGCCGGATTGGCAGGCGGACGCCGAGACGGTCGCCCCGGACACGGTGCGGGTGGTGTGGCGGCGCAAAACGTATGGAACTGGTCCTGAGCCTTTCCCCGCATAAAGGGGGCACGACGGAGACCCTGGCTGCGGCCGTGGCGGGCATGCGCCAGGCGCGGTGTCTCTTTTTGCGGGATTTTCACATAACCCCGTGCCGGGGCTGCGGGGCTTGCCGTCAGGGGGTGTGTCCCCTGGCGGCAGGTGACGATGCCGAGGCGCTGTTTGCCCGAGTGGGTGCGGCTTCTCGGCTCATGGTGGCCGCACCGGTGTACTTCTACCATGTGCCGGCCTTGGCCAAGGCGTGGATCGACCGGGCCCAGAGCCGCTATTGGTCCGGGCCGCCTGCGGCAGCCCCCAAGCCCGCCGCCGCGCTGCTCGTGGCAGGCAGACCGCGGGGGGAGGAGCTTTTTTCAGGTATTGTGCGCACGCTGCGGTTTTTCTTGCCGTATCTGGGCTTTGCCTTGGGGCCTGTGGTGGAGTTGCGCGGCGTGGAAGGGCCTGGGGATCTGGATGCACGCCTTTGGGAGGCGGTGCGCGGGAGGCTTTCCGCCTGGCCGCACCCGGAGGGCGGATGATGGGCAATTGGGGGGCGTGGCTTGGCCGTCGCTGCCAGGGCTGTGGTGCGGTAGTGGCCGAAGGCTGGCTGTGCGCGCAATGCTCTCGGCATATGCCGCGTCAGACGCATTCCTTTTGTCCGCGCTGTGGGGAGATCCGTGCGGGGGCGGCAGGGGCGCCGCTGGTGTGCGGCCGCTGCCGTCTGGACCCGCCGCCGTGGAGCGCGGTGGCCTTTTGGGGGGGATACGCCGGGCTTTTGCGCCGGCTTTTGGTGCGCTTGAAATTTGCCGGCGAGCTGGGCCTCGTGGGGGTTTTGGGCTGGATGATGGCCGAGGCGGTGCAGGAGCGGGGGCTTGTGGCCGATGTGGTGGTGCCGGTGCCCATGCGCCCCTCGGGGTTGGCGGAGCGTGGCTTCAACCAGAGTGTGGAGCTGGCCCGGGTGCTTTCCCGGCGCATGGGCTGGCCGATGCGCCAGCTACTCACCAAGATTCGGGACACCGAGCGCCAGGCACGGCTTTCGTGCGCCGAGCGCCAGGCGAACGTGGCTGGGGCCTTTGTATCGGCGCCGGTACCTGGGCTGCGCGTGGCCGTGGTGGATGACATCATGACAACCGGGGCCACGGCCCGGGCGTGTGCCTGGGCGTTGAAGGCCGCAGGGGCGCGGGAGGTATGGTGCGCGGTGGTGGCACGGGCATGAGGGTGGGCAGCAGATGGTGGATCGGCGCCGGGCTGGGGCTGATGCTGGCCGCCCTGGTGGGGGCGCTGCTGGTGGCGCGGATGGCCGAGCGTGCTGCGGCCCAGCGGGTGGCATGGGCTCAGGTGGAAGCGGGACTCGCCCACATGGAGGCGGCGGTGCGCCGTCTGGACGCAGAGGCGGTCATGCTGGAGGCCGCGGCCCAGCAGCCAGGCTTGCGCCTGCATATTCAGGGGGCGCTGGACGATGTCCTGGCCGGGCTGCTCCAGGGCATTCACCGCGTGCGGGTGGCTGCGGATCCGGTCTTGGGGGCGGAGGCGGTGCAGCTGGTGCTCAGGAAGGCCCTGGAGTTTGAGGACGCCTGCCGGCTCCTGGCTTCCTTGAAGGAGGGGGCTTCTACCGAGGATTGGCGGCACCAGGCAGGGCGCATGCTGGATGCCCGGCAAGGGTTGGTGGCTGCCATAGGGGAGGTGCGTCGCGGGGGGGCGGGGATGCAGGACTCCGAGGCGAGCTGGTGGCCGCTGCTGGTCCTCGCGGCAATGGGGCTGCTCTTTGGTGCATGGGGGCTGGGGCGCCTTGGTGGTGCAGATTTGCCCTCTGCCGGGGCGACGCGCCCCCTTGAGGACGTTTCGGTGCTCGACGCCCTGCCCGTGCCCGTGGTGCTGGTGGATGCGGCGGGCATGGTGCGCCGGGTCAATGGTGCGGCAGCGACCCTTTTGGGTGTCGAGCCTGCCGTGGACCCAGGCTATCCGTGGTCCGTGCTTGAGGGGGGCGGATCGGCATTGGATTTGGGTTCGTTTCTCACGCGGGAGGTGCGCCTGCTTCGGAGCGATGGGACCGCGGTCTGGGTGATGCGCATGGTTGCTCCCTTTGGGGTGGGGGGCGAGCAGTATTGGCTCGTTGTGCTGTGGGACATCTCCCGGCGCCGGGATGTGGAGCAGACGCTTCGGGCCGAGGTGGAGCGGTGGCGGGGCATTGTCGAGAGCCTGG
It encodes the following:
- a CDS encoding zinc ribbon domain-containing protein, giving the protein MPIYEYRCEECHQVFEEWQKDFVERTMRCPICGSESHRVISNTSFILKGGGWYASGYCKEGGNGQKKAESGASCSCTSSSCSSSTSSDA
- the purB gene encoding adenylosuccinate lyase → MIERYTRPEMGALWSLERKFQAWLDVELAVCEAWCELGVIPEAAMAEIRAKAGFDTARILELEETTRHDVIAFLTAVEERVGEAARYIHLGCTSSDIVDTAGALLLVEAGQKIRQGLVALLETLKRLALEHKGRLCMGRTHGIHAEPTSFGLKMLGFYAEFSRHLTRLDAAVENMRVGKISGAVGTYAMLSPEVERRALHRLGLAVDPVSTQILQRDRHAQLLTALALLAGGVERLCVELRHLQRTEVLEVEEGFAPGQKGSSAMPHKKNPISAENLAGLARLVRTNSLAAMENMALWHERDISHSSVERVIFPDSTILVDYMLHRLRRVLEGLRVIPENMERNLMGSYGLFFSQRVLLALVEAGWPRQKAYEAVQKVAMACWNERRSFPEAVRADATLSAALSAEALDALFDARFYLRHEDAIFTRVLGGA
- the pyrE gene encoding orotate phosphoribosyltransferase; translation: MRRRLAQLLLEKSYLEGEFTLTSGKKSDYYFDCKPTALHPEGAYLIGRLLVEELKKLGGVDGVAGMTLGADPLVSAVTVVSYLEGMPLAGIIVRKNPKGHGTNRYLEGLTNFAPGARVALLEDVVTTGGTLLTTIERVQAEGLTVAAVLCVLDREEGGRARLAEAGFELHALFTRAELLAAGTGGGPEGQRLAEGR
- a CDS encoding MBL fold metallo-hydrolase, with the protein product MRIETLALGPLETNCYVVGDDTRAVVIDPGGEPEVVLAALEGRTLEAILATHFHFDHIQGIAGVAEATGAPVWADPREASLLDTELGAGGMWGFPRTPAFSWTPVEPGEHQLLGIPCQILSTPGHSPGGLSFYFPSLGAVFVGDLLFYRSVGRTDFPGSSAAVLERSVRERIFTLPEATRVYPGHGPATTVGDEMRHNPFFSPFQA
- a CDS encoding flavodoxin family protein, yielding MELVLSLSPHKGGTTETLAAAVAGMRQARCLFLRDFHITPCRGCGACRQGVCPLAAGDDAEALFARVGAASRLMVAAPVYFYHVPALAKAWIDRAQSRYWSGPPAAAPKPAAALLVAGRPRGEELFSGIVRTLRFFLPYLGFALGPVVELRGVEGPGDLDARLWEAVRGRLSAWPHPEGG
- a CDS encoding ComF family protein — encoded protein: MMGNWGAWLGRRCQGCGAVVAEGWLCAQCSRHMPRQTHSFCPRCGEIRAGAAGAPLVCGRCRLDPPPWSAVAFWGGYAGLLRRLLVRLKFAGELGLVGVLGWMMAEAVQERGLVADVVVPVPMRPSGLAERGFNQSVELARVLSRRMGWPMRQLLTKIRDTERQARLSCAERQANVAGAFVSAPVPGLRVAVVDDIMTTGATARACAWALKAAGAREVWCAVVARA